Proteins found in one Exiguobacterium sp. 9-2 genomic segment:
- a CDS encoding GNAT family N-acetyltransferase encodes MRYKINDQLRIRRFTPEDVEAVHAYASQPIVSQFQSWGPNSETDTKQFLHDALESELETPRRRYVFAVTFPSDVVIGAGELVITDVEHKIAEIGYVLSPDEWGNGYATSIASFLLQFGFEKLELHRITATCDPRNVASERVLQKVGMTKEGQLRETVYLEDHWRDSLIYGMLDWEWQVDHEDDD; translated from the coding sequence ATGCGTTATAAAATCAATGACCAACTTCGGATTCGTCGTTTTACACCGGAAGATGTAGAAGCGGTCCACGCCTATGCGTCACAACCCATCGTCAGCCAATTTCAGTCGTGGGGACCGAATTCCGAGACCGATACGAAACAATTCCTGCACGATGCACTAGAAAGTGAACTCGAGACACCAAGACGTCGTTATGTCTTTGCCGTGACGTTTCCAAGTGACGTCGTCATCGGTGCCGGTGAACTCGTCATTACAGACGTGGAACATAAAATCGCCGAAATCGGATATGTCCTCTCACCCGATGAATGGGGAAATGGGTACGCGACGTCAATTGCCTCTTTCCTTCTTCAATTCGGTTTTGAAAAACTAGAATTACACCGAATCACAGCGACATGTGATCCACGGAACGTCGCTTCTGAACGTGTCTTACAAAAAGTCGGTATGACAAAGGAAGGACAGCTTCGCGAGACGGTCTATTTAGAAGACCACTGGCGCGACTCTTTAATTTACGGCATGCTCGACTGGGAATGGCAAGTCGATCATGAGGACGATGACTAA
- a CDS encoding TPM domain-containing protein yields the protein MIRRWTRLLLSAFLVFFLFVPTASAVSERTGAAFFIQDDAQLLTPSEEAELAQLGQELEQYTTAQVVLKTVPDLKGQDLSSYANETFRRQGIGQKGKDNGVLVVVAPNEKNRQFRIEVGYKLEGVLTDITAGRILDQYAVPYKENGQYGKAASETYKAVVSVISKDQSLESQDPPKSQNDGGLPLWTKILIGAGLLILLFLDMKFTGGMFFFAILNIFSAIMRGGGGGNGGSRGGGGSSGGGGAER from the coding sequence ATGATTCGGCGGTGGACGCGACTTCTGTTGAGCGCGTTCCTCGTCTTCTTCCTCTTCGTTCCGACGGCTAGTGCCGTTTCAGAACGAACGGGAGCAGCCTTTTTCATTCAAGATGATGCTCAGTTGCTCACACCGTCGGAAGAAGCCGAACTCGCGCAACTCGGTCAGGAACTCGAACAGTACACGACGGCGCAAGTCGTGCTAAAGACGGTTCCCGATCTAAAAGGACAGGACTTAAGTTCTTACGCCAATGAAACATTCCGGCGACAAGGAATCGGTCAAAAAGGAAAAGACAATGGTGTACTCGTCGTCGTCGCTCCGAACGAAAAGAATCGCCAATTTCGGATCGAGGTCGGTTATAAACTCGAAGGGGTTCTGACCGATATCACGGCCGGTCGTATCCTCGATCAATACGCGGTTCCTTATAAAGAGAATGGTCAGTATGGAAAAGCAGCAAGTGAAACATACAAAGCTGTCGTCAGTGTCATTTCAAAAGATCAGTCGCTTGAGTCGCAAGACCCTCCGAAATCTCAAAATGATGGTGGGCTTCCGCTGTGGACGAAGATTCTGATCGGTGCCGGATTACTGATCTTATTGTTCCTCGATATGAAGTTCACTGGCGGTATGTTCTTCTTTGCGATTTTGAACATTTTTTCCGCAATCATGCGCGGTGGCGGTGGTGGAAACGGCGGTAGTCGTGGTGGTGGCGGAAGTTCCGGCGGCGGTGGTGCCGAACGTTAG
- a CDS encoding LemA family protein — protein MARRSRSRSKLPLIIGVVVVVVIAFLAIGQYNSLVNVEEDVSNKWSQVDNQIKRRADLIPNLVETVKGVAGQEEKVYGKVAEAQAGLARAASTEQRIEADQQVTSSLRGLIALQTTYPELKSSERFQSLMDTLEGTENRLGIARKDYNDAVTLYNKKRRSFPTALYASAFGFEKKPYYEISDSDRENPTVDFNSDSK, from the coding sequence ATGGCACGCAGAAGTCGGAGTCGATCAAAACTCCCATTAATCATCGGAGTCGTTGTCGTCGTCGTGATTGCGTTTTTAGCAATCGGCCAATACAACAGCCTCGTCAATGTAGAAGAAGATGTATCGAATAAATGGTCGCAAGTCGATAACCAGATCAAGCGTCGTGCGGATTTAATTCCGAACCTCGTCGAAACGGTCAAAGGTGTCGCGGGTCAAGAAGAAAAAGTATACGGCAAAGTCGCTGAAGCTCAAGCTGGTCTTGCGCGCGCCGCGTCAACCGAACAACGGATTGAAGCCGATCAACAAGTCACGTCTTCGCTTCGTGGATTGATTGCTTTGCAAACCACTTATCCGGAACTAAAATCAAGCGAACGATTCCAATCATTGATGGATACGCTGGAAGGAACAGAAAATCGTCTCGGGATCGCCCGCAAGGATTACAACGATGCCGTGACGCTTTATAACAAAAAACGTCGGAGCTTCCCAACAGCACTCTATGCCTCTGCATTCGGATTTGAGAAAAAGCCGTATTACGAAATTTCAGACAGCGACCGAGAAAATCCGACTGTCGACTTTAACAGTGATTCGAAATGA
- a CDS encoding general stress protein — MKTKQYIGTFYSEDELISKMDELHIQGHREEDFYVIVKEKSNIALVRSQMDAEIATTKPSWMDRIRGNKGRDQEVDDLFESLDLSDNEIEQRKTEVEGGGFVLLLEVQDIQFDPHLNTDNTHPDVKVRYGSGEETHTSSDANSNAQLGSGNSLDVDKDSKEEHAEIDLHRAGTDKMPQDEQAIDHSKKLDGNREPNIAMRRDDDFRRPETEYEEKEQDATQDGEEHRQSKHQSNDIAKQDHGNNLDR, encoded by the coding sequence ATGAAAACGAAACAATATATCGGAACGTTCTATTCAGAAGACGAATTGATCTCAAAAATGGACGAACTACACATTCAAGGACATCGGGAAGAAGACTTTTACGTGATCGTCAAGGAGAAGTCGAATATCGCACTCGTCCGTAGCCAGATGGACGCAGAAATCGCGACAACAAAACCGTCTTGGATGGACCGGATTCGTGGGAACAAAGGTCGTGATCAAGAAGTCGATGATCTGTTCGAGTCACTTGATCTATCAGATAATGAAATCGAACAACGAAAAACGGAAGTCGAAGGTGGGGGCTTTGTTCTGTTACTTGAAGTCCAAGACATCCAGTTCGATCCACATTTAAATACAGACAACACACATCCTGATGTAAAAGTCCGTTATGGTAGTGGAGAAGAAACGCATACGTCATCAGACGCTAATTCTAACGCACAGCTTGGCTCAGGTAATTCGCTTGACGTTGATAAGGATTCAAAGGAAGAGCACGCGGAGATTGATTTGCATCGCGCAGGTACCGATAAGATGCCGCAAGACGAGCAAGCAATCGATCATTCGAAAAAGCTCGATGGAAACCGAGAACCGAATATTGCGATGCGTCGGGATGATGATTTCCGGCGTCCAGAAACAGAATACGAGGAAAAAGAACAGGATGCAACGCAAGACGGTGAAGAACATCGTCAATCCAAACATCAATCGAATGACATTGCCAAGCAAGACCATGGAAATAATTTAGACCGCTAA
- a CDS encoding iron-containing alcohol dehydrogenase family protein codes for MIRQAVLQYIHEEHALDQLEEIIGNRSAVLIHGRQAYEAAAFALPDVPRFLFEGHCTDQQVAFFKQVCAPYDVILALGGGSVIDTAKQVAFQLQRPVIVIPTIVSNCAPWTPLSVMYNEQGQYIRFDTFPVVIEALLLDHRIIATSPYDYFVAGLVDTLAKWYEARALSGSTASDPVIETALRTAERCKDLILSTNVTEKRFREYPAEIQYLVETVIPLAGSIGGFGDAATRGAVGHAVHNALSPYPETHTFLHGSKVGYGLLVQEKLLGHDDDYIELRDYLLAQEQPTTLTDFGVSLNIVEALAFQTSKEELCRLLRPIVSAEQLVDAITQNETVSVSTS; via the coding sequence GTGATTCGACAAGCTGTTTTACAATACATACATGAGGAACATGCACTCGATCAACTCGAAGAAATAATAGGTAACCGTTCGGCAGTCTTGATTCATGGACGTCAAGCCTACGAAGCAGCTGCTTTTGCTTTACCGGATGTTCCCCGCTTTTTATTTGAAGGGCATTGTACGGATCAACAGGTGGCATTCTTCAAACAAGTATGTGCTCCGTATGATGTGATTCTCGCACTCGGAGGGGGGAGTGTCATCGATACGGCAAAACAGGTCGCGTTTCAATTACAACGTCCTGTCATCGTCATTCCGACGATTGTCTCGAACTGTGCCCCGTGGACTCCGCTCAGTGTCATGTATAACGAACAGGGACAGTATATTCGATTTGACACGTTTCCTGTCGTGATTGAAGCTCTTTTACTCGATCATCGTATCATCGCAACGAGTCCGTATGATTATTTTGTCGCCGGACTCGTCGATACGCTAGCAAAATGGTATGAAGCACGTGCCTTGAGTGGGTCTACAGCAAGCGATCCCGTCATCGAGACGGCACTCCGGACAGCTGAGCGATGCAAGGACCTCATTTTGTCGACGAATGTGACAGAAAAACGTTTTCGTGAATATCCAGCTGAAATCCAATACCTCGTCGAGACCGTCATTCCATTAGCTGGAAGCATTGGAGGTTTTGGTGATGCGGCGACACGCGGTGCAGTCGGACACGCGGTACATAACGCATTGTCTCCTTATCCAGAAACACATACGTTCTTACATGGGAGTAAGGTCGGTTACGGGTTACTCGTCCAAGAGAAGCTGCTCGGACATGATGATGATTATATAGAGTTGCGTGACTACCTTCTTGCACAAGAGCAGCCAACGACCCTCACTGATTTCGGAGTTTCGCTCAACATTGTCGAAGCACTTGCTTTTCAAACATCGAAAGAGGAGCTGTGCCGTCTGTTGCGTCCAATCGTATCAGCAGAACAACTAGTCGATGCCATCACACAGAACGAGACAGTTTCCGTTTCGACTTCTTAA
- a CDS encoding aldo/keto reductase: protein MQQITLNNGISMPQLGYGVFKVPEEEVYEAVSEALRAGYRSIDTAMIYENEEGVGRALRDSGIPREEIFLTTKVWNSDHGYEETLAAFETSLQKLGVDYVDLYLIHWPMPKEDRYVETWRALEHLYAEGKTRAIGVSNFHIPHLERILAEGSVVPAVNQIELHPFLSQEAIRDFCRKQGIVVEAWSPLMKGRDALTHPIIVDIADRHQKTPAQVVLRWHLQHDIVAIPKSVTPSRIRENLDVFDFSLSDTDMQAIDQLNANVRTGSNPDDK from the coding sequence ATGCAACAGATCACGTTAAATAACGGTATCAGTATGCCCCAACTCGGATATGGTGTTTTTAAAGTACCGGAAGAAGAAGTATATGAAGCGGTCAGCGAAGCGCTTCGCGCCGGGTATCGCTCAATCGATACGGCGATGATTTATGAGAACGAAGAAGGCGTCGGTCGTGCTCTGCGTGACTCGGGTATTCCCCGGGAAGAGATCTTTCTGACGACGAAAGTCTGGAATTCCGATCATGGCTATGAAGAGACACTTGCCGCTTTTGAGACGAGTCTGCAAAAGCTCGGCGTTGATTATGTTGATTTGTATCTGATTCATTGGCCAATGCCTAAAGAAGATCGCTATGTCGAGACATGGCGAGCGCTCGAGCATCTCTATGCAGAAGGGAAGACGCGTGCCATCGGTGTCTCGAACTTCCATATTCCTCACTTGGAACGAATTTTAGCCGAAGGATCGGTTGTTCCTGCCGTCAATCAGATTGAACTCCATCCGTTTCTTAGCCAAGAAGCGATTCGAGACTTTTGCCGCAAGCAAGGTATCGTCGTCGAAGCATGGAGTCCGTTGATGAAAGGACGCGATGCGTTGACGCATCCGATCATCGTCGATATCGCCGACCGTCATCAGAAAACACCTGCTCAAGTCGTTCTCCGTTGGCACTTGCAACATGACATCGTCGCGATTCCGAAATCCGTCACACCAAGCCGGATTCGCGAAAATCTCGATGTCTTCGACTTCAGCTTGTCAGACACTGATATGCAAGCGATTGATCAATTGAACGCTAATGTGCGTACAGGATCAAATCCGGATGATAAATAA
- a CDS encoding DMT family transporter: MSWVYLVIAGIFEMFGVVLINTFNQNKNAKNLLLMGTGFGLSFLFLTLAMNGLPMGTAYAVWTGIGAAGGAILSMVLYNESKDWKRLVCIGLVLSATIGLKLVGE; encoded by the coding sequence ATGAGTTGGGTGTATTTAGTCATTGCCGGAATCTTTGAGATGTTTGGTGTCGTCTTGATCAATACATTTAATCAAAATAAGAATGCGAAGAATCTACTGTTGATGGGAACAGGGTTCGGACTCAGTTTTCTATTCTTGACGCTTGCAATGAATGGCTTACCGATGGGAACAGCGTACGCGGTCTGGACAGGAATTGGAGCAGCGGGCGGAGCGATTCTCAGCATGGTGCTTTATAACGAATCAAAAGACTGGAAACGGCTCGTCTGTATCGGTCTTGTCTTAAGTGCGACGATCGGTTTAAAACTTGTCGGCGAATGA
- a CDS encoding undecaprenyl-diphosphate phosphatase yields MHIIELLKALLLGFVEGMTEFAPVSSTGHMIIVDDMWLQTTEFLGKYSANTFKVVIQLGSILAVIVVFWKRLFSLIGLYKIEGEHDATGTHKLKLRHVLIGLLPAAILGLLFEDFIDENLFSIETVIIGLAVGALLMIAADKLGPKEPKTTSLDQITYRQAAFVGLFQCISLWPGFSRSGSTISGGVFLGMNHRTAADFTFIMAVPIMFGASFLSLVKNWDNIHASDFGFYAVGFIASFVFALLSIRFFLKLINKIKLVPFAIYRLVLAAVLAVIVYM; encoded by the coding sequence ATGCATATCATTGAACTCTTGAAAGCTCTTTTACTCGGTTTCGTCGAAGGAATGACGGAATTCGCACCTGTCTCTTCAACAGGTCATATGATCATCGTTGATGACATGTGGTTACAAACAACCGAATTTCTCGGTAAATACTCAGCGAACACCTTTAAGGTCGTCATCCAGCTCGGATCAATCCTTGCGGTCATCGTCGTCTTTTGGAAACGTCTCTTCAGTTTGATTGGTCTGTATAAAATTGAAGGAGAACACGATGCGACAGGTACACACAAGTTAAAACTACGTCACGTTTTGATCGGTCTATTACCTGCTGCTATTCTCGGATTGTTATTCGAAGACTTCATCGATGAGAACCTCTTCTCGATTGAAACAGTCATCATCGGTCTTGCGGTCGGTGCCCTCTTGATGATTGCAGCCGACAAACTCGGACCAAAGGAACCGAAAACGACATCGCTTGATCAGATTACATATCGCCAAGCAGCATTCGTCGGTCTGTTCCAATGTATTTCCCTTTGGCCTGGCTTCTCCCGTTCTGGTTCAACGATTTCAGGAGGGGTCTTCCTCGGCATGAATCACCGGACGGCAGCTGACTTCACGTTCATCATGGCCGTACCGATCATGTTCGGTGCCAGTTTCCTCTCACTCGTTAAGAACTGGGATAACATTCATGCGAGTGATTTCGGTTTCTATGCCGTCGGATTTATCGCATCGTTCGTGTTTGCCCTCTTATCGATTCGTTTCTTCTTGAAGCTGATCAACAAGATCAAACTCGTCCCGTTCGCAATCTACCGTCTTGTCTTAGCAGCTGTTCTTGCTGTCATCGTCTACATGTAA
- a CDS encoding DMT family transporter translates to MAKYWIGIIIAACFEVGWVIGLKHAATPFEWGATVICIIVSFTVLIKASNHLPVGTVYAVFVGLGTAGTVLTDIVLFDQAASVMKLALIAVLLVGVIGLKLVSGEEKSA, encoded by the coding sequence ATGGCAAAGTATTGGATCGGGATCATTATCGCAGCGTGTTTTGAAGTCGGTTGGGTCATCGGGTTAAAACATGCGGCAACACCATTCGAATGGGGAGCGACAGTCATCTGTATCATCGTTAGCTTCACCGTATTGATTAAAGCAAGTAACCATTTACCGGTCGGAACGGTCTATGCTGTCTTCGTTGGTCTCGGGACGGCAGGGACGGTCTTGACGGACATCGTGTTGTTCGATCAAGCGGCTTCCGTGATGAAATTAGCATTGATCGCTGTCTTACTCGTTGGCGTCATCGGTCTAAAATTAGTCAGTGGAGAGGAGAAATCAGCATGA
- a CDS encoding ZIP family metal transporter, with amino-acid sequence MLDWFTSLPVVVQALLAGMMTWGLTALGAALVFVFTTIEKRVMNMMLGFAAGVMIAASFWSLLAPAIEFTEQDGGIAWIPAAIGFLAGGFFVRLLDFVTPHLHLSAPLETAEGPSTGLKKTTLLFLAITLHNIPEGLAIGVAFGAAALNMDGATVAGALTLALGIGIQNMPEGAALSIPLRGEGMSRRRAFHYGQLSAIVEPIAAMVGAAAVFFVQPLLPYALSFAAGAMIFVVVEELIPESQAENGSDLATLGLMVGFTVMMILDVALG; translated from the coding sequence ATGTTGGATTGGTTCACTTCCCTCCCCGTCGTCGTGCAAGCATTACTTGCCGGTATGATGACTTGGGGATTAACCGCACTTGGTGCGGCACTCGTTTTCGTCTTTACAACGATTGAAAAACGCGTCATGAACATGATGCTTGGTTTTGCAGCCGGTGTCATGATCGCCGCTTCATTCTGGTCTTTGCTCGCCCCAGCGATCGAATTCACGGAGCAGGACGGTGGCATCGCGTGGATTCCTGCTGCAATTGGATTCCTTGCGGGTGGATTTTTCGTCCGTCTCCTTGACTTCGTCACACCGCATTTGCACTTATCCGCACCACTTGAAACAGCTGAAGGTCCTTCAACAGGACTTAAGAAAACGACGTTGCTGTTTCTTGCGATCACGTTGCATAACATTCCGGAAGGTCTTGCGATCGGTGTCGCTTTTGGTGCCGCTGCCTTGAATATGGACGGAGCGACCGTCGCCGGGGCTTTGACACTCGCACTCGGGATTGGCATTCAAAACATGCCCGAAGGTGCTGCGTTATCGATTCCGTTACGCGGTGAAGGGATGTCGCGCCGGCGTGCCTTTCATTACGGTCAATTGTCAGCAATCGTTGAACCGATTGCCGCGATGGTCGGTGCGGCGGCTGTCTTCTTCGTTCAACCACTTCTACCATATGCGTTATCGTTTGCTGCTGGTGCGATGATTTTCGTCGTCGTCGAAGAATTGATTCCGGAATCACAAGCAGAGAACGGATCCGATTTAGCGACACTTGGTCTAATGGTCGGTTTCACGGTCATGATGATTCTCGATGTCGCTTTAGGTTGA
- a CDS encoding DUF1294 domain-containing protein produces the protein MRIILGYYILLTLIGFGSMWQDKRRARQHAYRTPEATLLTIAFLGGALGSWIGMYTVRHKTRKAKFQWLVPLAAVLHLAFWIFYTSQ, from the coding sequence ATGAGGATTATCTTAGGCTATTACATCCTCCTGACACTCATCGGATTTGGCTCGATGTGGCAGGATAAACGTCGAGCACGACAACATGCTTACCGGACACCGGAAGCGACACTATTGACGATTGCTTTTCTCGGTGGTGCGCTTGGTTCTTGGATCGGTATGTATACAGTCCGGCACAAGACACGGAAAGCGAAATTTCAATGGTTGGTGCCACTTGCAGCTGTGTTGCATCTCGCTTTCTGGATATTTTACACTTCACAATGA
- a CDS encoding EAL domain-containing protein: MWHPCAECTTSIRFVEAGALHIQSPTPEIYSYQSFEQLEQLLTSLLRVADYSVSCRATQSRYVTAPILASALLEQLKHRSAIDFIQHGVMTSHLQPIYDIQQNVLVANEALLRAADDNTPISPGVLFSTASKMGLHSRLDQRAREEAIRATHHIGGTTKTFINFLPSTIYNPEYCLRHTFEIVERYQVDPSRLVFEVVETEKIEDVNHLKHVFEQYKKQGIQVALDDVGAGFSTLDMLSLLQPDYIKIDRSFIDHCDTNSENEAFLRKARYLTREMGIQILAEGIERQEELDFCRELGFDLGQGYLLGRPTPYAHLAKAQ, translated from the coding sequence ATGTGGCATCCTTGCGCCGAATGTACGACATCAATCCGTTTCGTCGAAGCTGGAGCACTCCATATCCAATCACCAACACCAGAAATCTATTCCTATCAATCGTTCGAACAACTCGAACAGTTACTAACATCGCTCTTGCGTGTAGCGGATTATTCGGTATCCTGTCGCGCCACACAATCGCGTTATGTGACAGCACCCATTCTAGCTTCAGCACTTCTAGAACAACTAAAGCATCGGTCAGCAATTGATTTTATCCAACACGGTGTCATGACGAGCCATTTGCAACCGATTTATGATATTCAACAAAATGTACTCGTTGCGAATGAAGCATTACTGCGAGCAGCAGATGACAACACTCCTATCTCACCAGGTGTCCTATTCTCAACAGCATCGAAGATGGGGCTTCATTCTCGGCTTGATCAACGGGCGCGCGAAGAAGCGATTCGCGCGACACATCATATCGGTGGCACAACAAAAACGTTCATCAACTTTCTCCCTTCGACGATCTATAATCCGGAGTACTGCCTGCGCCATACGTTTGAAATCGTTGAGCGTTATCAAGTTGATCCAAGTCGGCTTGTCTTCGAAGTCGTCGAAACGGAAAAAATTGAAGACGTCAACCATTTGAAACACGTCTTCGAACAGTATAAAAAGCAAGGCATTCAAGTGGCACTAGACGATGTCGGCGCTGGTTTCTCAACACTTGATATGTTGTCCTTGCTTCAACCGGATTATATTAAGATCGATCGTTCCTTCATCGATCACTGCGATACGAACTCAGAGAACGAAGCGTTCTTACGAAAAGCCCGTTATCTAACGCGAGAAATGGGGATTCAAATCTTAGCTGAAGGCATCGAACGTCAAGAAGAACTCGATTTTTGCCGCGAACTCGGCTTTGATCTTGGTCAAGGATACCTACTCGGTCGTCCCACTCCTTACGCTCATTTGGCGAAAGCACAATAA
- a CDS encoding SH3 domain-containing C40 family peptidase encodes MKKWTAHVAGLAATLMLSSVLPAPAFAESPPAQPTAEVQTVTETTGTAYLKENTALLQTADSTAVIQQLPAGMTFKTLDTDGDFTRVSWQEGIAYVATSALTQTAPVFQKQATLTSKSPLSLVASPFDSTVVTTLPAYQRIDTYGTFDTFTRLKWKEQYVYVPTTQLEQLPKLVGTQYVKRATSLFVEPKTTSTKTAVTQNQSFETFGTVGTFTRVATETGYAFVLTTDLADAPVENYPETGLRYVKRTTSLFVEPKTTSTKTAIVQNQAFETFGTTGTFTRVATKTGYAFVLTTDLADTPIVNHPETGVRYVQQQTTVYATATTKGKVLQSISVNTSLQTYGIEGSFTRIKRNDDYAYVLTAHLGTLKYYPKTARLYVQRATPIYSDAKSSSPILKQHQTNTLLTVYGTNGAYSRIIFRGIHAYVKTADLGTGKVYASTGTRYAKRNLSVYTSASTSSKTVYTVKRADQLTIYGTSGSYTRLKKGSIYGYVKTTDLVTKKPDLYDVSGQRYVTEDDVVIRSQAKLSGKKIGTLKKGASISIYGKSGYYTRVKYKNTFGFVDSSRIGLNKPMAKAKKGTTFYVHLDQTPLFSADVAYSRPAAYLKKGTKLVGLKSIDDDFWQVRLVSGQTGYVLNPYISTSKPDMSLAQKAIDRAKIYTVKQTTSFFASPTSPKGSGLVEQGKRVYPRHRVGNFYVIQSGWTPVYLPVSAVTITSDKRVVKKNNTRGEKLIQAAVQHIGTPYTWGSQNAVNGGFDCSGLIHYATNQAGKYGGRTNVRGYWYGAFFTNRRTSISSGKRSDIVFFQNTYTDGPSHIGIMLDNEHFIHAGGSQLQINSIYEPRWQEHFLGFKSM; translated from the coding sequence ATGAAAAAATGGACTGCTCATGTTGCTGGACTCGCTGCAACATTGATGTTGAGCTCGGTTCTACCCGCACCTGCTTTCGCTGAATCGCCACCTGCTCAACCGACGGCAGAAGTACAAACAGTCACAGAAACGACAGGAACGGCTTATTTGAAAGAGAATACCGCATTGCTACAAACAGCTGACTCTACCGCTGTCATCCAACAACTACCAGCAGGAATGACATTCAAGACGCTCGATACGGACGGTGACTTCACTCGTGTCAGTTGGCAAGAAGGAATTGCTTATGTCGCAACAAGTGCGTTAACGCAAACAGCGCCTGTCTTCCAAAAACAAGCAACGTTGACTTCGAAAAGTCCACTCTCATTAGTCGCTTCACCTTTTGACTCCACCGTCGTGACGACACTTCCCGCTTATCAGCGAATCGATACATACGGCACTTTTGACACGTTCACACGCCTGAAATGGAAAGAGCAATACGTCTACGTACCTACGACACAACTCGAGCAACTTCCGAAATTGGTTGGAACACAGTACGTCAAACGAGCAACTTCCCTTTTCGTTGAGCCGAAGACGACGAGTACGAAGACAGCCGTCACTCAAAATCAATCATTCGAGACATTCGGTACGGTGGGTACCTTTACGCGCGTGGCGACTGAAACAGGTTATGCCTTCGTATTGACGACTGATTTAGCAGATGCGCCGGTCGAAAATTATCCGGAAACAGGACTGCGTTATGTTAAACGAACAACTTCACTTTTCGTTGAGCCGAAGACGACGAGTACAAAGACAGCCATCGTTCAAAATCAAGCATTCGAAACGTTTGGTACGACGGGTACTTTTACGCGTGTGGCGACTAAAACGGGTTACGCTTTCGTATTGACGACTGATTTAGCAGATACGCCAATCGTGAACCATCCGGAAACAGGGGTGCGTTACGTCCAACAGCAGACGACAGTCTATGCTACTGCGACTACGAAAGGGAAAGTCCTTCAATCGATTTCTGTAAATACCTCGCTTCAGACGTACGGAATCGAGGGTTCGTTTACACGAATCAAACGAAACGACGATTACGCCTATGTGTTGACGGCACATCTTGGGACATTAAAGTACTATCCGAAGACCGCACGCCTCTATGTTCAGCGCGCTACACCCATCTATTCGGATGCCAAATCTTCAAGTCCTATCTTAAAGCAACATCAAACGAATACTTTACTGACCGTTTACGGGACGAACGGTGCCTATAGTCGAATCATCTTCCGTGGGATTCATGCTTACGTCAAGACAGCTGATCTCGGTACTGGAAAAGTCTATGCATCAACCGGGACACGATACGCGAAACGCAACTTGTCTGTTTATACGTCGGCTTCGACGAGCAGTAAAACAGTCTATACTGTTAAACGGGCTGATCAATTGACGATTTACGGAACGAGCGGTAGTTACACACGCTTGAAAAAAGGATCGATCTACGGTTACGTCAAGACGACGGATCTCGTGACAAAAAAGCCGGATCTGTATGATGTCTCTGGTCAACGTTACGTGACAGAAGACGACGTCGTCATCCGGTCGCAGGCAAAACTGTCGGGTAAAAAAATCGGTACATTAAAAAAAGGTGCCTCGATCTCGATCTACGGAAAAAGCGGTTATTATACACGTGTCAAATACAAAAATACCTTTGGTTTCGTCGATTCGAGTCGTATCGGACTGAACAAACCGATGGCAAAAGCAAAAAAAGGGACGACGTTTTATGTTCATCTAGATCAAACTCCCCTCTTCTCTGCCGACGTCGCTTACAGTCGTCCGGCCGCTTATTTGAAGAAAGGGACGAAATTAGTCGGTTTGAAATCGATTGATGATGACTTTTGGCAAGTCCGCTTAGTCAGTGGTCAAACCGGTTATGTCCTCAACCCTTATATCAGCACGAGTAAACCCGATATGAGCCTGGCACAAAAAGCGATCGACCGGGCGAAAATCTATACCGTCAAACAGACGACATCCTTTTTCGCAAGTCCGACGAGCCCAAAAGGCAGTGGACTTGTTGAACAAGGCAAACGCGTCTATCCGCGTCACCGGGTCGGAAATTTCTATGTCATCCAATCAGGTTGGACACCTGTCTATCTTCCGGTATCCGCCGTGACGATCACGTCGGATAAACGAGTCGTCAAAAAGAATAATACGCGTGGTGAAAAGCTGATCCAAGCAGCCGTCCAGCATATCGGAACACCCTACACATGGGGTTCGCAAAATGCCGTAAACGGTGGCTTCGACTGTTCCGGACTGATTCACTATGCGACGAACCAAGCTGGAAAATACGGTGGTCGGACGAACGTTCGTGGCTACTGGTATGGTGCGTTCTTCACGAATCGCCGGACGAGCATCTCAAGTGGTAAACGCTCAGATATCGTCTTCTTCCAGAACACCTATACAGACGGTCCATCGCATATTGGAATCATGCTTGATAACGAACACTTCATCCATGCGGGTGGTTCACAGCTGCAAATCAATTCAATCTATGAACCGCGTTGGCAGGAGCATTTCCTCGGCTTTAAATCGATGTAA